In a genomic window of Musa acuminata AAA Group cultivar baxijiao unplaced genomic scaffold, Cavendish_Baxijiao_AAA HiC_scaffold_42, whole genome shotgun sequence:
- the LOC135653895 gene encoding protein STAY-GREEN homolog, chloroplastic-like has product MGSAAATFLLPVQLKQHSLCVDLKRSPLLFFSKPKRRRQSTAPVARLFGPSIFEASKLKVQFLGVDEENHPGKLPRTYTLTHSDITAKITLAISHTINLAQLQGWYNRLQRDEVVAEWKKVQGKMSLHVHCHISGGHFLLDLIANLRYYIFNKELPVVLKAFVHGDETLFNNYPELEEAMVWVYFHSNLPEFNQVECWGPLRDAASTGPRKAGEAPSSSWLCRPLRCKADCDCCFPARSLIPWQHDFQEVCRESAGQPQQ; this is encoded by the exons ATGGGTTCTGCAGCTGCTACGTTTCTGCTGCCTGTTCAACTGAAGCAGCACAGCCTTTGTGTTGATCTGAAAAGGAGTCCCTTGTTATTCTTCAGCAAACCAAAGAGAAGAAGGCAGTCCACAGCTCCG GTTGCGAGGCTATTTGGGCCATCAATATTCGAGGCGTCGAAGCTGAAGGTACAGTTCTTAGGGGTGGATGAGGAGAACCACCCAGGGAAACTCCCCAGGACGTACACCCTCACCCACAGCGACATCACCGCCAAGATCACTCTCGCCATCTCCCACACCATAAACCTTGCGCAG CTACAGGGCTGGTACAACCGGCTGCAGAGGGACGAGGTGGTGGCGGAGTGGAAGAAGGTCCAAGGAAAGATGTCCCTGCACGTCCACTGCCACATTAGCGGCGGCCACTTCCTCCTCGACCTCATCGCCAACCTCCGTTACTACATCTTCAACAAGGAACTCCCGGTG GTACTGAAGGCGTTCGTTCATGGGGATGAGACCTTGTTCAACAACTATCCGGAGCTGGAGGAGGCCATGGTGTGGGTCTACTTCCACTCCAACCTCCCCGAGTTCAACCAAGTGGAGTGTTGGGGGCCGCTCAGGGACGCGGCCTCGACGGGCCCGCGCAAGGCCGGGGAGGCGCCCTCGTCGTCCTGGCTATGCCGGCCGCTGCGGTGCAAAGCGGACTGCGACTGCTGCTTCCCTGCACGGAGCTTGATCCCCTGGCAGCATGACTTCCAAGAAGTGTGCCGGGAATCCGCCGGCCAACCGCAGCAGTAA